Below is a window of Oncorhynchus clarkii lewisi isolate Uvic-CL-2024 chromosome 19, UVic_Ocla_1.0, whole genome shotgun sequence DNA.
cacacacacacagattcaccctcccccccccccccccccccctatcccctgctgtgtctctgtttctgctccagGACTACTGGGAAAGTGGTGAATGGGCTATAGTGAACGCAGTGGGAACCTACAACACTAAGAAGTACGACTGTTGCCATGAGATCTACCCTGATATAACCTACTATTTCATGATCAGACGCCTGCCTCTATTCTACACTGTCAACCTCATTATCCCTTGTCTCCTCATCTCCTGTCTCACCGTCCTGGTGTTCTATCTGCCTTCTGATTGTGGAGAGAAGATCACCCTGTGTATCTCCGTCTTACTTTCTCTCACCGTCTTCCTGCTGCTCATCACTGAGAtcatcccctccacctccctagTGATTCCTCTCATTGGGGAATATCTCCTTTTCACCATGATCTTTGTCACTCTGTCTATTGTTATAACGGTGTTTGTCCTGAACGTCCATCATCGTTCCTCTGCTACTCACACCATGCCTCGCTGGGTTCGGacactgttcctgtctgtcattCCCCGGTGGCTCTGCATGAAACGACCCCCACCCGATCTCAGGAGGAGGGGCTTAGTCGGCAAACTCCACCCTTTCGGAACCTTCAGAACGCCTGGCCCCTCCCGCTCTTCGTCGCATTCCACAGCTCACACCTGGCTCATGCGGGAGTCTGATGTTGATCTCCATGGTAACGAGGACGAGGATGTGATTCGCCGTGGTTACTTGGATACGGAGATGGACGCggggttaggggtagggctgAGGcttcccccatccttctcctttccccctccctctccccgccTGCCAGTCTACACCCCCCTCATCCCCAAGACTCACACCACCCAGCGGCCCCCCAATCTGAGTCTGACCCCCGACTGGGACTACAATCCCCCAGGGCCTGATGTTGGTAtggccccagctccagccctgtCTCCTGCAGTGTTACGAGCCCTGGAGGGGGTGATGTACATCGCTGAACACCTCAGAGCCGAGGACCAAGACTTCTCTGTGAGACCCCTACTGCACCACACAGGGAACTACAACCCCCTACTGCACCACACAGGGAACTACAACCCCCTACTGCACCACACAGGGAACTACAACCCCATACTGCACCACACAGGGAACTACAACCCCCTACTTTACCACACaagaactacaactccctactgtACCACACAgagaactacaactccctactgtACCACACAgagaactacaactccctactccACCACACAGAGAACTACAACTCCCAACTGTACCACACAGAGAACTACAACTACCTACTGACCAACAACACACGATTTAGGGGAGATGGAAAGCGAGGGGAGAGAACTGAGTAGAATCTGTCTCTGGATGTGCATTTTGTGGTCTTTTTACAATGTTAATTAacctgtgtgtggtttgtgtgtgtccaggtgaaggaGGACTGGAAGTACGTTGCCATGGTGATAGATCGTATCTTCCTTTGGATGTTCATCATCGTGTGTCTCCTGGGAACCATCGGATTGTTCTTACCACCCTGGCTGGCCGGCATGATCtagaaccctgtgtgtgtgtgtgtgtaataatattaataattattattattatttggtgggtgcttatatttgtcctatttcacacatgtacaagtgtgttttttgtgtgtgtgtgtgtgtgtgtgtgtgtgtaccttagGGCTCGTCCTTCTGCTATGGCTCTCTCCGGAATGATCTAGAAGAGTTCTAAGAACTGTTCCTTACTCCAGGCATTCTAGAACTTTATCCTTCTCCGTTCTACAATCTAGTGGACTCTCCAGCCAAGTCACAACTTCAAGAAGCATCCTACCTGCTCACcccccctgtccccctccccacccccgtGTCCCCCACAACACACCTTAAAAATGATAAAGATTGACCTATTTAACAACTAAGACTTATTGGtgaattaaaacaaaaaaaatctgtctTTGTATGGACATTAAATATTCAATGTATAGATTGGTCTGCCGAtgaatagtagagagagagaggaagatagaggggggaggaagatggagggattGGGGGGGTAGAGGGATTGGGGGGGTAGAGGGATTGGGGGGGGTAGATGGATTGGGGGGGTAGAGGGATTGGGGGGGTAGAGGGATTGGGGGGGTGAGGTAGGTAGAGGGattggggggggggtgagggaggtagagggattgGGGGGGGTAGAAGGATTGggggggtggggtagagggattggggggtggggtagagggaTTGGAGGGGGTAGAAGGAttgggggggggtagagggattgggggggggtggggggggtgagggaggtagagggattggggggggtagagggattggggggtggggtagagggaTTGGAGGGGGTAGAAGGATTGGGGGGGGTAGAGGgattgggggggtggggggggtgagggaggtagagggattggggggggtagagggattggggggggggggggggggtagatggattgggggggtagagggattttggggggggggggggggggtggacctGGAGGGATGCTTGGACAAATCCAATGTTTATAAATGCACGGGGGGGACACTTCTGGGTAAAAGGTGGAGAATGGGAACACAGCAGACTGGGCCGATGGGTCTGTGTTCTCTGGGTTAAGCAGTTCACGACGgcccctacactcttaaaaaACACCAGCAGAGCCCCCTCTGCTGGTGAGAACTGGAAAGggaggctttgtgtgtgtgtgtgtgtgtgtgtgtgtgtgtgtgtgtgtgtgtgcactagtTTTCCTACATTATAAGCACCCCAATGTCCTCACACTTCACCTTAACATCCTGAAAAGGCAGGAAAACAACAACTGTTTGAAAAGTCAGGTCCTGAATATGTTCAAGTGTTATTTTAagtttaagggttaagtttaggcttaagggaaaatataatttgtaatGGTTGAATATTTTTACACTCCAAACAGTCCTGATTACAgccatgttagtcatttagcagaccctc
It encodes the following:
- the LOC139375439 gene encoding neuronal acetylcholine receptor subunit alpha-2a is translated as MMTTNVWLKQEWSDYKLRWRPSDYDNVTSIRVPSELIWVPDIVLYNNADGEFSVTHMTKAHLFHSGHVRWVPPAIYKSSCSIDVTFFPFDQQNCKMKFGSWTYDRAKIDLEPIGDTVDLKDYWESGEWAIVNAVGTYNTKKYDCCHEIYPDITYYFMIRRLPLFYTVNLIIPCLLISCLTVLVFYLPSDCGEKITLCISVLLSLTVFLLLITEIIPSTSLVIPLIGEYLLFTMIFVTLSIVITVFVLNVHHRSSATHTMPRWVRTLFLSVIPRWLCMKRPPPDLRRRGLVGKLHPFGTFRTPGPSRSSSHSTAHTWLMRESDVDLHGNEDEDVIRRGYLDTEMDAGLGVGLRLPPSFSFPPPSPRLPVYTPLIPKTHTTQRPPNLSLTPDWDYNPPGPDVGMAPAPALSPAVLRALEGVMYIAEHLRAEDQDFSVKEDWKYVAMVIDRIFLWMFIIVCLLGTIGLFLPPWLAGMI